In Acidimicrobiia bacterium, one DNA window encodes the following:
- a CDS encoding aldehyde dehydrogenase family protein — protein MTLKRAGLYIDGAWLDASSDEELEVINPATEEVIALVPQASIVDVDRAIAAARRAFDEGPWPRMSPRERSDALLRFIQAIADRRAELVDLIIAEAGAARPIAEALQFDTPLRFAYWFAERAATFPYEEPLPPQVSPRGLGQGVILKEPVGVVAAITAFNYPMYLNLAKVVPALAVGNTVVLKPSPYTPLEALVLGETADAAGLPSGALNVVTGGAPESEHLTTHPDVDMVSFTGSDFVGKQIMRQAADGLKKVLLELGGKSPNIVFAGSDVGRFAAAASYAFTIHAGQGCALPTRILAERAVYDDVVAALTSALAKVKVGDPAEPTVTMGPLIREAQRERVERFVASGTAEGARLACGGGRPADLSRGFFVEPTLFADVESSMTVAQDEIFGPVGVVIPFDGEDEAVAIANDTRYGLAASIWHPKPARAFELAKRVRAGTVTINGGGGGPSPWAPFGGYKQSGIGREFGDYGMLEFTQLKTVSWAAGRP, from the coding sequence ATCACGCTGAAGCGCGCCGGGCTCTACATCGACGGCGCATGGCTCGATGCCTCGAGCGACGAGGAGCTCGAGGTCATCAACCCCGCGACCGAGGAGGTCATCGCCCTGGTGCCCCAGGCCTCGATCGTCGACGTCGACCGGGCCATCGCCGCCGCGCGCCGCGCCTTCGACGAAGGGCCGTGGCCCCGCATGTCGCCGCGCGAGCGGTCCGACGCGCTGCTGCGGTTCATCCAGGCGATCGCGGACCGGCGAGCCGAGCTGGTCGACCTGATCATCGCCGAGGCGGGCGCGGCCCGTCCGATCGCGGAGGCGCTCCAGTTCGACACGCCGCTGCGGTTCGCGTACTGGTTCGCCGAGCGCGCCGCGACGTTCCCCTACGAGGAGCCCCTGCCGCCGCAGGTCAGCCCGAGGGGTCTCGGTCAGGGCGTGATCCTGAAGGAGCCCGTGGGCGTGGTGGCGGCGATCACGGCGTTCAACTACCCGATGTACCTGAACCTGGCCAAGGTCGTGCCCGCGCTCGCGGTCGGGAACACGGTGGTGCTGAAGCCCTCGCCCTACACGCCGCTCGAGGCTTTGGTGCTCGGTGAGACCGCCGACGCCGCGGGCCTTCCGTCCGGCGCGCTGAACGTCGTGACCGGTGGTGCCCCGGAGAGCGAGCACCTCACGACCCACCCCGATGTCGACATGGTGAGCTTCACCGGCTCGGACTTCGTCGGCAAGCAGATCATGCGCCAAGCCGCCGACGGGCTGAAGAAGGTGCTCCTCGAGCTCGGCGGCAAGTCCCCGAACATCGTCTTCGCCGGCTCCGACGTCGGGAGGTTCGCCGCCGCGGCGTCGTATGCGTTCACGATCCACGCCGGACAGGGCTGCGCGCTCCCGACCCGCATCCTCGCCGAGCGCGCCGTGTACGACGACGTCGTCGCGGCGCTCACGTCGGCGCTCGCCAAGGTGAAGGTCGGTGACCCGGCCGAGCCGACGGTGACGATGGGACCGCTGATCCGGGAGGCGCAGCGCGAGCGCGTCGAGCGCTTCGTGGCCAGCGGCACCGCCGAGGGTGCCCGCCTCGCGTGCGGCGGGGGTCGGCCCGCCGACCTGTCCCGCGGGTTCTTCGTGGAGCCCACGCTGTTCGCCGACGTGGAGAGCTCGATGACCGTGGCGCAGGACGAGATCTTCGGCCCGGTCGGCGTCGTGATCCCCTTCGACGGCGAGGACGAGGCGGTCGCGATCGCGAACGACACCCGCTACGGGTTGGCGGCGTCGATCTGGCACCCGAAGCCGGCGCGGGCGTTCGAGCTCGCCAAGCGGGTGCGAGCGGGGACGGTCACCATCAACGGGGGAGGCGGCGGCCCGAGCCCGTGGGCGCCCTTCGGCGGGTACAAGCAGTCGGGGATCGGCCGGGAGTTCGGCGACTACGGGATGCTGGAGTTCACCCAGCTCAAGACGGTGTCGTGGGCCGCCGGACGACCATGA
- a CDS encoding acyl-CoA dehydrogenase family protein has protein sequence MDAHGADHDIAPGPGGGQGLDERFREELRGWLAAHPPPAVDVPSTREEAETLRAWQRTLHAGRWVGIHWPAEYGGRGASLAEVAIYNEVLARAGAPPILGRAGVTLVGPTLTAHGTEEQRARWMPRILSGDDVWCQLFSEPEAGSDLASLSTRAEKRADAYVVSGQKVWSSHARWANWGIGLVRTDPSAPRHRGISMLAIPMDAEGVEVRPLRQLTGDREFSEVFLDAVEVPAANLIGPEHDGWRVANTTLANERGASFVWKEQVLHEVAIHQLQRTCADRGVLHDPLVRQRLTQAWIDVQIFRLHNERTLSRLTRGEEVGAESSLVKLFWAGMSQRLAESAVSVLGPASLLLPEDGGAIDEGRWVRALLAARANSIQGGTSEIQRNIIGERLLGLPREPPAP, from the coding sequence GTGGACGCACACGGTGCGGACCACGACATCGCGCCGGGCCCGGGCGGCGGCCAGGGCCTCGACGAGCGCTTCCGCGAGGAGCTGCGCGGCTGGCTGGCTGCCCACCCACCGCCCGCAGTCGACGTGCCCTCCACCCGCGAGGAGGCCGAGACCCTGCGCGCATGGCAGCGGACACTGCACGCGGGGCGGTGGGTCGGCATCCACTGGCCGGCGGAGTACGGGGGGCGCGGCGCGTCGTTGGCGGAGGTCGCGATCTACAACGAGGTGCTCGCCCGCGCGGGCGCGCCGCCGATCCTCGGGCGCGCCGGCGTGACCCTGGTCGGGCCCACGCTTACGGCCCACGGCACCGAGGAGCAGCGAGCGCGGTGGATGCCGCGGATCCTCTCGGGTGACGATGTCTGGTGCCAGCTGTTCAGCGAGCCCGAGGCCGGGAGCGACCTCGCGTCGCTGTCGACCCGCGCCGAGAAGCGCGCCGACGCCTACGTCGTGTCGGGTCAGAAGGTCTGGTCGTCGCACGCGCGGTGGGCGAACTGGGGGATCGGGTTGGTGCGGACGGACCCGTCGGCCCCCCGGCACCGGGGCATCTCCATGCTCGCGATCCCGATGGACGCGGAGGGCGTCGAGGTTCGCCCGCTCCGCCAGCTCACCGGTGACCGCGAGTTCAGCGAGGTGTTCCTGGACGCGGTTGAGGTCCCGGCCGCGAACCTGATCGGCCCCGAGCACGACGGATGGCGGGTCGCCAACACCACGCTCGCCAACGAACGGGGGGCGTCGTTCGTGTGGAAGGAGCAGGTGCTCCATGAGGTGGCGATCCATCAGCTCCAGCGGACCTGTGCTGATCGAGGCGTCCTGCACGATCCGTTGGTCCGCCAACGGCTGACCCAGGCGTGGATCGACGTCCAGATCTTCCGTCTGCACAACGAGCGGACGCTCTCGCGGCTGACCCGCGGCGAGGAGGTCGGCGCCGAATCGAGCCTCGTGAAGCTGTTCTGGGCCGGGATGAGCCAGCGGCTCGCCGAGTCGGCCGTGTCGGTGCTCGGCCCCGCCTCGCTGCTCCTGCCCGAGGACGGTGGCGCCATCGACGAGGGACGGTGGGTTCGGGCCCTGCTCGCCGCCCGCGCCAACTCAATCCAGGGCGGGACCAGCGAGATCCAGCGCAACATCATCGGGGAGCGCCTCCTCGGCCTGCCTCGGGAGCCCCCCGCGCCATGA
- a CDS encoding cytochrome P450 — protein sequence MSTSAPSTPDYDSIDFFRARPLYQDPYPYHEYLRAHGPVWREPHHGVVMVTGYDEALEVYTNPEVFSSCNTVAGPFTRFPEPLEGDDISEIIEEHRDMLPFSDQLPSFDPPKHTAQRGLLMRLITPKRLRENEEFMWRLADRQIDEFISRGECEFVHDYASPFTLLVIADLLGVPEADHEQFRRELQGEAHERHFGSAADGMVAHKPLEFLYARFTAYIEDRRREPRNDVMTELATATFPDGSLPPVDDVMRIASNLFAAGQETTARMLGTALRLIAEQPELQARLRDDRAVIPRFIEECVRIESPLQGQFRLARVPTRVGELDVPAGTSVFLMPGAANRDPRQFDQPNEIRLDRPNGRQHIGFGFGIHTCAGAPLARAEGKVSLERLLHRLTDIRVSEAAHGPAGARRYEYTPIYLMRGLERLHLEFTPIG from the coding sequence GTGAGCACGTCTGCCCCGAGCACGCCGGACTACGACTCCATCGACTTCTTTCGGGCTCGACCCCTCTACCAGGACCCGTACCCGTACCACGAGTACCTCCGAGCGCATGGTCCGGTGTGGCGCGAGCCGCATCACGGCGTGGTCATGGTGACCGGGTACGACGAGGCCCTCGAGGTGTACACGAACCCCGAGGTCTTCTCGTCGTGCAACACGGTCGCGGGGCCTTTCACGCGGTTCCCAGAGCCGCTCGAGGGTGACGACATCAGCGAGATCATCGAGGAGCACCGCGACATGCTCCCGTTCAGCGACCAGCTGCCGTCGTTCGATCCGCCGAAGCACACCGCGCAGCGCGGGCTCCTCATGCGGCTCATCACGCCGAAGCGGCTGCGGGAGAACGAAGAGTTCATGTGGCGGCTGGCCGATCGTCAGATCGACGAGTTCATCTCGCGCGGTGAGTGCGAGTTCGTCCACGACTACGCCAGCCCCTTCACCCTCCTGGTGATCGCCGACCTGCTCGGTGTCCCCGAGGCTGACCACGAGCAGTTCCGCCGTGAGCTCCAGGGCGAGGCCCACGAGCGGCACTTCGGGTCGGCCGCCGACGGCATGGTGGCCCACAAGCCCCTGGAGTTCCTCTACGCCCGGTTCACCGCGTACATCGAGGACCGACGACGCGAGCCGCGCAACGACGTCATGACCGAGCTGGCGACGGCCACGTTCCCCGACGGCTCGTTGCCGCCGGTCGACGACGTGATGCGCATCGCGTCGAACCTCTTTGCCGCCGGACAGGAGACGACCGCCCGCATGCTCGGCACCGCGTTGCGCCTGATCGCCGAGCAGCCCGAGCTCCAAGCGCGGCTGCGCGACGACCGGGCGGTGATCCCGCGGTTCATCGAGGAGTGCGTGCGGATCGAGAGCCCGCTCCAGGGCCAGTTCCGGCTGGCCCGGGTGCCCACCCGGGTCGGGGAGCTGGACGTCCCCGCCGGCACGAGCGTGTTTCTCATGCCGGGGGCGGCGAACCGTGACCCGCGCCAGTTCGACCAACCGAACGAGATCCGCCTCGACCGTCCGAACGGGCGTCAGCACATCGGGTTCGGGTTCGGGATCCATACCTGCGCCGGCGCGCCGCTTGCCCGGGCCGAGGGAAAGGTCAGCCTGGAGCGCCTCCTCCACCGCCTGACCGACATCCGCGTCTCGGAGGCGGCGCACGGCCCGGCGGGTGCCCGCCGCTACGAGTACACGCCGATCTACCTCATGCGCGGGCTCGAGCGCCTGCACCTGGAATTCACCCCCATCGGCTGA